In Longimicrobiaceae bacterium, the following are encoded in one genomic region:
- a CDS encoding type II CAAX endopeptidase family protein — MNRSPKRRLATQIAIILAAFLGWNALMGGALLLLPRVYAILAAALLFAWFLRAFVLRSGRPGERRRWALLRIRPLGRGAARATLASIPVLFALSWSVGELWVRLVPVPPETLQPFRQLTGDPLGRLSVTLVAVVAAPLLEELVFRGMIQHPLERRWGPGRAIALTSLVFAAFHFLPWVLPVHLVLGLAFGYAVYATRSIWAGVALHAANNSMAALALGAETPELPPTIWRTGITSEFWTALAVLAAAAVAARHAAEWLWRAGHAARLAERGRRTS, encoded by the coding sequence ATGAATCGCAGCCCGAAGCGGCGCCTCGCCACGCAGATCGCCATCATCCTCGCCGCCTTCCTCGGCTGGAACGCGCTCATGGGCGGCGCGCTCCTCCTGCTGCCGAGGGTGTACGCGATCCTGGCGGCGGCGCTGCTCTTCGCCTGGTTCCTCCGCGCCTTCGTGCTGCGGAGCGGCCGGCCGGGGGAGCGCCGCCGCTGGGCGCTGCTCCGGATCCGCCCGCTGGGGCGCGGCGCGGCGCGGGCCACGCTGGCGTCGATCCCCGTGCTGTTCGCGCTCTCCTGGAGCGTCGGGGAGCTCTGGGTGCGGCTGGTGCCGGTCCCGCCGGAGACGCTGCAGCCCTTCCGCCAGCTCACCGGCGACCCGCTGGGGCGGCTCAGCGTCACCCTCGTCGCCGTCGTCGCGGCCCCGCTGCTGGAGGAGCTCGTCTTCCGCGGCATGATCCAGCACCCGCTGGAGCGGCGCTGGGGCCCGGGCCGGGCCATCGCCTTGACCTCGCTGGTCTTCGCTGCCTTCCACTTCCTCCCCTGGGTGCTGCCGGTGCACCTGGTGCTGGGCCTCGCCTTCGGGTACGCGGTGTACGCCACCCGCTCCATCTGGGCGGGGGTGGCGCTGCACGCCGCCAACAATTCGATGGCGGCGCTGGCGCTGGGCGCCGAGACGCCGGAGCTCCCCCCCACCATCTGGCGGACGGGGATCACGTCCGAGTTCTGGACCGCCCTGGCCGTCCTCGCGGCGGCGGCCGTGGCGGCGCGGCACGCCGCGGAGTGGCTCTGGCGCGCCGGGCACGCGGCACGCCTCGCGGAGCGGGGGCGTCGCACCTCCTAG
- the acs gene encoding acetate--CoA ligase: MSEIPLDTLLQEDRSFPPPPEFAREAHVSDTEAYRRAEEDPEGYWAGWAEELHWFRKWDRVLEWEPPYAKWFVGGKLNAAYNCLDRHLEGPRRTKTALLWEGEPGDRRSYTYEELHREVSRAANALRELGVRRGDRVAIYLPMIPEAAIAMLACARIGAVHSVVFGGFSAESLRDRIRDAEVRLLITADGGYRRGGVVALKRSADEALEREGGCPTIERVLVVRRHGADGETLAGAEMTAGRDVWWHDAVDGADPDCPAEEMDAEDLLYVLYTSGTTGKPKGIMHTTGGYLTQAYATTKWVFDLKDDDVYWCTADVGWVTGHSYIVYGPLAAGATALMYEGAPDHPDRGRFWRLVQDYGVTIFYTAPTAIRAFMKWGTEWPERYDLSSLRLLGTVGEPINPEAWIWYHRNVGGERCPIVDTWWQTETGAIMITPLPGVTATTPGSATTAFPGIRADILSLSGEVIPVGGGFLAIRRPWPSMLRGIWGDPQRFVETYWSKWAGRTVGSGDDAQPGESVYFPGDGAKRDEHGYFWVIGRIDDVLNVAGHRIGTMEVESALVDHPAVAEAAVVGKAHELKGQAVAAFVTLKEGQAPSEELKKELSDHVVKKIGAIARPDAVLFAGDLPKTRSGKIMRRLLKDIAEGRTLGDTTTLADPNVVARLKADYESRES, from the coding sequence ATGTCCGAGATCCCGCTGGACACCCTGCTGCAGGAGGACCGCAGCTTTCCGCCCCCGCCGGAGTTCGCCCGGGAGGCGCACGTGTCCGACACGGAGGCGTACCGGCGCGCGGAGGAGGACCCGGAGGGCTACTGGGCCGGCTGGGCGGAGGAGCTGCACTGGTTCCGGAAGTGGGACCGGGTGCTGGAGTGGGAGCCGCCGTACGCGAAGTGGTTCGTGGGCGGGAAGCTGAACGCCGCCTACAACTGCCTGGACCGGCACCTGGAGGGCCCCCGCCGCACCAAGACCGCCCTCCTCTGGGAGGGGGAGCCCGGCGACCGCCGGAGCTACACCTACGAGGAGCTGCACCGCGAGGTGTCCCGCGCCGCGAACGCGCTGCGCGAGCTGGGCGTCCGCAGGGGCGACCGGGTCGCCATCTACCTCCCCATGATCCCCGAGGCCGCCATCGCCATGCTGGCCTGCGCCCGCATCGGGGCTGTGCACTCGGTGGTGTTCGGGGGCTTCTCGGCGGAGTCGCTGCGCGACCGCATCCGCGACGCGGAGGTCCGCCTCCTGATCACCGCGGACGGCGGCTACCGCCGCGGCGGGGTGGTGGCGCTGAAGCGAAGCGCGGACGAGGCGCTGGAGCGGGAGGGGGGGTGCCCCACCATCGAGCGGGTGCTGGTGGTGCGGCGCCACGGCGCGGACGGCGAAACGCTCGCCGGGGCGGAGATGACGGCGGGCCGGGACGTGTGGTGGCACGACGCGGTGGACGGCGCCGATCCCGACTGCCCGGCGGAGGAGATGGACGCGGAGGACCTCCTCTACGTCCTCTACACCTCGGGGACCACGGGGAAGCCCAAGGGGATCATGCACACCACCGGGGGCTACCTGACCCAGGCGTACGCCACCACGAAGTGGGTCTTCGACCTCAAGGACGACGACGTCTACTGGTGCACCGCGGACGTCGGCTGGGTGACGGGGCACTCCTACATCGTCTACGGGCCGCTCGCCGCCGGAGCCACCGCCCTGATGTACGAGGGCGCCCCCGACCACCCGGACCGCGGGCGCTTCTGGAGGCTGGTGCAGGACTACGGCGTCACCATCTTCTACACCGCCCCCACGGCCATCCGCGCCTTCATGAAGTGGGGGACGGAGTGGCCGGAGCGGTACGACCTCTCCTCGCTGCGGCTCCTGGGCACCGTCGGCGAGCCGATCAACCCGGAGGCGTGGATCTGGTACCACCGCAACGTCGGCGGGGAGCGCTGTCCGATCGTGGACACCTGGTGGCAGACGGAGACGGGGGCCATCATGATCACCCCGCTCCCGGGGGTCACCGCCACCACGCCGGGCTCCGCCACCACGGCGTTCCCGGGGATCCGCGCCGACATCCTGAGCCTGAGCGGGGAGGTGATCCCGGTGGGCGGAGGCTTCCTGGCCATCCGCCGCCCCTGGCCCTCCATGCTCCGGGGGATCTGGGGCGACCCGCAGCGCTTCGTGGAGACCTACTGGTCCAAGTGGGCGGGCCGGACGGTGGGCTCCGGCGACGACGCCCAGCCGGGGGAGAGCGTCTACTTCCCGGGCGACGGGGCGAAGCGGGACGAGCACGGCTACTTCTGGGTGATCGGCCGGATCGACGACGTCCTCAACGTGGCCGGGCACCGCATCGGCACCATGGAGGTGGAGTCGGCGCTGGTGGACCACCCGGCGGTCGCGGAGGCGGCGGTGGTCGGGAAGGCGCACGAGCTGAAGGGACAGGCGGTCGCGGCCTTCGTCACGCTGAAGGAGGGGCAGGCCCCGTCGGAGGAGCTCAAGAAGGAGCTGAGCGACCACGTGGTGAAGAAGATCGGCGCCATCGCCCGCCCGGACGCCGTCCTCTTCGCGGGCGACCTCCCCAAGACCCGCTCCGGGAAGATCATGCGCCGGCTCCTCAAGGACATCGCCGAGGGGCGCACCCTCGGCGACACCACCACCCTGGCCGACCCCAACGTGGTGGCGCGCCTCAAGGCGGACTACGAGAGCCGCGAGAGCTGA
- a CDS encoding M15 family metallopeptidase, translating to MARSTSALRQLWAPPCSGPFVTRMIVPGVRVTVHQLAWEAVQALGSVLQAHRYPVRAGDTGAYNCRTITGGTGYSLHAYGIAVDVNWNSNPFRRDRLVTDMPPQMIADVYRVRTRQGVPVWRWGGDWDANPNTPNSNYDAMHFEIVASPQELGAGIDWSTVLQPARDPSRPDTWPMVHPGDRGPTVAALQQMLGIPADGIYGPGTGDAVRRYQTLHGLVADGLVGLQSWTSLLTGQPPVGAGVPSPVKLPHP from the coding sequence ATGGCACGATCCACCTCCGCACTCCGCCAGCTCTGGGCGCCGCCGTGCTCGGGGCCGTTCGTCACCCGCATGATCGTGCCCGGCGTGCGGGTCACCGTGCACCAGCTCGCGTGGGAGGCCGTGCAGGCGCTGGGCTCGGTCCTGCAGGCGCACCGCTACCCCGTGCGCGCAGGGGACACCGGGGCGTACAACTGCCGCACGATCACCGGGGGCACCGGGTACAGCCTGCACGCCTACGGGATCGCGGTGGACGTGAACTGGAACAGCAACCCGTTCCGCAGGGACCGGCTGGTCACCGACATGCCGCCGCAGATGATCGCGGACGTGTACCGCGTCCGGACGCGGCAGGGCGTCCCCGTCTGGCGCTGGGGCGGTGACTGGGACGCGAACCCCAATACGCCCAACAGCAACTACGACGCGATGCACTTCGAGATCGTCGCGTCGCCGCAGGAGCTCGGCGCGGGGATCGACTGGTCCACCGTGCTTCAGCCGGCCCGCGACCCGTCGCGCCCGGACACCTGGCCCATGGTGCACCCCGGCGACCGCGGCCCCACCGTGGCCGCACTCCAGCAGATGCTCGGCATCCCCGCCGACGGGATCTACGGCCCCGGGACGGGCGACGCGGTCCGGAGGTACCAGACGCTGCACGGCCTGGTCGCGGACGGACTGGTGGGCCTGCAGTCGTGGACCTCGCTCCTGACCGGGCAGCCGCCGGTGGGGGCGGGGGTTCCCAGCCCGGTCAAGCTGCCCCATCCCTGA
- a CDS encoding YCF48-related protein produces the protein MPRSHTLRLAALAVFAGAPACTPPPAAEQTAPVTGLAWIPQESGTTASFRGISVVSPQEAWASGTGGAVLRTTDGGATWQRDTVPGATALDFRDVHTTGTGTAYLMSIGEGPQSRIYRTTDAGRSWTLQYTVPGPQGFLDGMAFRGPGEGFAYSDPVDGRFLVLATRDGEAWSPVPPQSLPPALPDEAGFAASGTGIAVHGDRVWFGTGGGAQARVFRSEDGGRTWAVSPTPMAAGSPGAGVFSLAFWNEREGIAVGGDYTKPQESAGNVAKTTDGGRTWRAIRGAPPRGYRSGVAFVPGTDPRLLIAVGTSGSDYSIDGGESWTPIDTVGYNAVAAAGPDAVWAVGPGGKVAKLRIGRER, from the coding sequence ATGCCCCGGTCCCACACGCTCCGGCTCGCCGCGCTCGCCGTCTTCGCCGGGGCGCCAGCCTGCACGCCGCCGCCCGCCGCCGAGCAGACCGCCCCCGTAACCGGTCTCGCCTGGATCCCGCAGGAGAGCGGCACCACTGCCTCCTTCCGCGGCATCAGCGTGGTGAGCCCGCAGGAAGCCTGGGCGAGCGGCACCGGCGGCGCCGTGCTGCGCACCACGGATGGCGGTGCGACCTGGCAGCGCGACACCGTCCCCGGCGCGACCGCGCTGGACTTCCGAGACGTGCACACGACCGGTACGGGCACCGCCTACCTGATGAGCATCGGGGAGGGGCCGCAGTCCCGGATCTACCGGACCACGGACGCCGGGCGGAGCTGGACGCTGCAGTACACCGTCCCGGGGCCGCAGGGATTCCTGGACGGGATGGCGTTCCGCGGCCCCGGGGAGGGCTTCGCCTACAGCGACCCGGTGGACGGGCGCTTCCTCGTCCTCGCCACCCGGGACGGCGAGGCGTGGAGCCCGGTCCCGCCGCAGAGCCTCCCGCCCGCCCTCCCGGACGAGGCCGGGTTCGCGGCGAGCGGCACCGGCATCGCCGTCCACGGCGACAGAGTCTGGTTCGGCACCGGGGGCGGGGCGCAGGCGCGCGTCTTCCGCTCCGAGGACGGCGGGCGCACCTGGGCCGTGTCGCCGACGCCGATGGCCGCCGGCTCGCCCGGGGCGGGGGTGTTCTCGCTGGCGTTCTGGAACGAGCGCGAGGGGATCGCCGTCGGTGGGGACTACACGAAGCCGCAGGAGAGCGCCGGGAACGTGGCGAAGACCACCGACGGCGGCCGCACCTGGCGGGCCATCCGCGGCGCCCCGCCGCGCGGGTACCGCTCCGGCGTGGCGTTCGTCCCGGGGACGGACCCGCGGCTGCTCATCGCCGTGGGCACCTCGGGCTCCGACTACTCGATCGACGGGGGGGAGAGCTGGACGCCCATCGACACGGTGGGGTACAACGCCGTGGCCGCGGCGGGGCCGGACGCGGTGTGGGCGGTGGGGCCGGGCGGGAAGGTGGCGAAGCTGCGGATCGGGCGGGAGCGGTAG
- a CDS encoding uracil-DNA glycosylase: MMLPLPPSWQAVVGDELEKPYFQKLHEFLEKERKEHTVYPPEDEVFTALELTPFDDVKVVILGQDPYHGPGQAHGLAFSVRPGVKPPPSLRNIFKELHADLGRKIPNNGYLVPWAEQGVLLLNTVLTVREGEPNSHKGKGWEKFTDAVIRKVGHKDEEVVFVLWGAPAGKKTELIDTDRHTIVQSVHPSPLSAKRGFFGSRPFSQINGALQKAGKAPIDWQIPDL; the protein is encoded by the coding sequence ATGATGCTTCCCCTCCCCCCCAGCTGGCAGGCCGTCGTCGGCGACGAGCTGGAGAAGCCCTATTTCCAGAAGCTGCACGAATTCCTGGAGAAGGAGCGGAAGGAGCACACCGTCTACCCGCCGGAGGACGAGGTCTTCACCGCGCTGGAGCTGACCCCGTTCGATGACGTGAAGGTCGTGATCCTCGGCCAGGACCCCTACCACGGCCCCGGCCAGGCGCACGGCCTCGCCTTCTCCGTGCGGCCGGGGGTGAAGCCGCCGCCGTCGCTCCGGAACATCTTCAAGGAGCTGCACGCGGACCTGGGCCGTAAGATCCCCAACAACGGCTACCTGGTGCCGTGGGCCGAGCAGGGCGTGCTCCTCCTCAACACGGTGCTTACGGTCCGCGAGGGCGAGCCCAACTCCCACAAGGGGAAGGGGTGGGAGAAGTTCACGGACGCCGTCATCCGCAAGGTGGGACACAAGGACGAGGAGGTCGTCTTCGTGCTCTGGGGCGCGCCCGCGGGGAAGAAGACTGAGCTGATCGACACCGACCGGCACACCATCGTCCAGTCCGTGCACCCGTCGCCGCTCTCCGCCAAGCGCGGGTTCTTCGGCAGCCGCCCGTTCTCGCAGATCAACGGAGCGCTCCAGAAGGCCGGGAAGGCCCCGATCGACTGGCAGATCCCCGACCTCTGA
- a CDS encoding sodium:solute symporter family protein, with protein MGIQGWTYVIVGLTFALYVGIAIASRVRTTAGFYVAGQGVSAVGNGMATAADWMSAASFISMAGIIAFLGYDGAVYLMGWTGGYVLLALLLAPFLRKFGKYTVPDFVGDRYYSSTARVVAVVAAIFVSFTYVAGQMRGVGVVFSRFLQVDVTWGVIIGMVIVAFYAVLGGMKGVTNTQIAQYCVLIFAYLVPAIAIALLLTNNPVPQAAIADILPRLDAISRDLGLTGYSSPFTDLSFINVLFITIALMVGTAGLPHVIVRFYTVRSVAAARWSAGWALLFIAFLYTTAPTIAIFAKFYILESLAGRPLAEVQAVPWVQNWMQTGLITLQDANGDGIMQAPELFGANGLTASIDRDIIVLALPEIARLAPFIIALVAAGGLAAALSTASGLLIVISSAIAHDVYGHLINPEASDRKRLLVGRITIAFAVVVAGFFGIYPPGFVAEVVAFAFGLAAASFFPVIILGIFWKRATREGAIWGMIIGLTFTAVMILLIRTPQILQFLALEKPVIESFFGVNAQGIGTVGMLLNFAVMVVVSLLTPPPPPEVQEMVEGIRYPRAMGGEVVEARP; from the coding sequence ATGGGCATCCAGGGCTGGACGTACGTCATCGTCGGGCTGACCTTCGCGCTGTACGTCGGCATCGCCATCGCCAGCCGCGTGCGGACCACGGCGGGCTTCTACGTGGCCGGGCAGGGGGTCTCGGCGGTGGGGAACGGGATGGCGACGGCGGCGGACTGGATGAGCGCCGCCAGCTTCATCTCCATGGCGGGGATCATCGCCTTCCTGGGCTACGACGGCGCGGTGTACCTCATGGGGTGGACGGGGGGCTACGTGCTCCTGGCGCTCCTCCTCGCGCCCTTCCTGCGCAAGTTCGGCAAGTACACGGTCCCGGACTTCGTGGGCGACCGCTACTACTCGTCCACGGCGCGCGTGGTGGCGGTGGTGGCGGCGATCTTCGTGTCGTTCACCTACGTGGCGGGGCAGATGCGCGGGGTGGGGGTGGTGTTCTCGCGCTTCCTGCAGGTGGACGTCACCTGGGGGGTGATCATCGGGATGGTGATCGTGGCCTTCTACGCGGTGCTCGGGGGGATGAAGGGGGTCACCAACACGCAGATCGCGCAGTACTGCGTCCTGATCTTCGCGTACCTGGTGCCGGCCATCGCCATCGCGCTGCTCCTCACCAACAACCCGGTGCCGCAGGCGGCCATCGCGGACATCCTCCCGCGGCTGGACGCCATCTCGCGCGACCTGGGGCTGACGGGGTACTCGTCGCCGTTCACGGACCTATCGTTCATCAACGTCCTCTTCATCACCATCGCGCTGATGGTGGGGACTGCGGGGCTCCCGCACGTGATCGTGCGCTTCTACACGGTGCGCAGCGTGGCCGCGGCGCGCTGGAGCGCGGGGTGGGCGCTGCTCTTCATCGCCTTCCTGTACACCACGGCGCCCACCATCGCCATCTTCGCCAAGTTCTACATCCTGGAGTCGCTGGCGGGGCGCCCCCTGGCCGAGGTGCAGGCGGTGCCCTGGGTGCAGAACTGGATGCAGACGGGGCTCATCACGCTCCAGGACGCCAACGGGGACGGCATCATGCAGGCGCCGGAGCTGTTCGGGGCGAACGGGCTCACGGCGAGCATCGACCGGGACATCATCGTGCTTGCGCTCCCGGAGATCGCGCGGCTGGCGCCGTTCATCATCGCGCTGGTGGCGGCGGGCGGGCTGGCGGCGGCGCTCTCCACGGCGTCGGGGCTGCTGATCGTGATCTCCAGCGCCATCGCCCACGACGTGTACGGGCACCTGATCAACCCGGAGGCGTCTGACCGCAAGCGGCTCCTGGTGGGGCGCATCACCATCGCCTTCGCAGTGGTGGTCGCCGGGTTCTTCGGGATCTACCCGCCGGGGTTCGTGGCGGAGGTGGTGGCGTTCGCCTTCGGGCTGGCGGCGGCGAGCTTCTTCCCCGTCATCATCCTGGGGATCTTCTGGAAGCGCGCCACGCGGGAGGGGGCGATCTGGGGGATGATCATCGGGCTGACGTTCACGGCCGTCATGATCCTGCTGATCCGCACGCCGCAGATCCTGCAGTTCCTGGCGCTGGAGAAGCCGGTGATCGAGAGCTTCTTCGGGGTGAACGCGCAGGGGATCGGGACAGTGGGGATGCTGCTGAACTTCGCGGTGATGGTGGTGGTGAGCCTGCTCACCCCTCCGCCACCTCCCGAGGTGCAGGAGATGGTGGAGGGGATCCGGTACCCACGGGCGATGGGCGGGGAGGTGGTGGAGGCGAGGCCGTAG
- a CDS encoding DUF4212 domain-containing protein, whose protein sequence is MSAHPTFDRELYWRRTLRRILLLLSVWLLAGPIMSIVLVEPLNRFSMGGVPFGFWMAQQGSIYVFVVLIFLNAWLADRTDREFGVEETPETTRHVTASH, encoded by the coding sequence ATGTCCGCCCACCCCACGTTCGACCGGGAGCTGTACTGGCGCCGCACCCTCCGCCGCATCCTGCTCCTCCTGTCCGTCTGGCTCCTCGCCGGGCCCATCATGAGCATCGTGCTGGTGGAGCCGCTCAACCGCTTCTCCATGGGCGGGGTGCCGTTCGGCTTCTGGATGGCGCAGCAGGGCTCCATCTACGTCTTCGTCGTGCTGATCTTCCTGAACGCCTGGCTCGCCGACCGCACCGACCGCGAGTTCGGCGTGGAGGAGACGCCGGAGACCACGCGCCACGTGACCGCGTCGCACTGA
- a CDS encoding TRAP transporter small permease subunit, producing the protein MSPEYQPPSRRGASGAVPRAIDRLSDLVGRAVLWLVAVMVAIGAFNAVARYLNRVTDTNLASNAYLEAQWYLFSLVFLLGAAYALKEDAHVRVDVLYGRLGPRGKAWIDLLGTVLFLIPFCVLMLWVSWPSVVASWAVREVSPDPGGLPRYPIKAVVLVAFALLLLQGVAQIWKQVALLRGAAPPPEPGRHLPEEV; encoded by the coding sequence ATGTCTCCCGAGTACCAGCCGCCATCGCGCCGCGGGGCCTCCGGCGCCGTCCCCCGCGCCATCGACCGCCTGAGCGACCTCGTCGGCCGCGCCGTGCTCTGGCTGGTGGCGGTCATGGTGGCGATCGGCGCCTTCAACGCCGTCGCCCGCTACCTGAACCGCGTCACCGACACCAACCTGGCCTCCAACGCGTACCTGGAGGCCCAGTGGTACCTCTTCAGCCTGGTGTTCCTCCTGGGCGCGGCGTACGCGCTCAAGGAGGACGCCCACGTGCGGGTGGACGTGCTCTACGGCCGGCTGGGCCCGCGCGGGAAGGCGTGGATCGACCTGCTCGGCACGGTGCTCTTCCTGATCCCCTTCTGCGTGCTGATGCTCTGGGTCTCCTGGCCATCCGTGGTGGCGTCGTGGGCGGTGCGCGAGGTGTCCCCGGACCCGGGCGGGCTCCCCCGCTACCCCATCAAGGCCGTGGTGCTGGTGGCCTTCGCGCTCCTCCTGCTGCAGGGCGTCGCGCAGATCTGGAAGCAGGTGGCGCTCCTGCGCGGCGCGGCGCCGCCCCCGGAGCCGGGCCGTCACCTCCCGGAGGAGGTATGA
- a CDS encoding TRAP transporter large permease subunit, translating to MTGDWLAPLMFVGALVLIFSGYPVAFALGGTALIFAFIGVEAGYFDWHLLLAMPDRTFGVMSNYILLAVPYFIFMGTMLEKSRLAEDLLETIGILFGRMRGGLALAVVLVGTLLAAATGVVGASVTAMGLISLPVMLRYGYDRRLASGVITASGTLGQIIPPSVVLVVLADQLGVSVGDLFVGSLVPGLMLAGLYALYVLGVAVVKPEAAPALPREVRNVPAGALARRVGLVMVPPLVLIVLVLGSIFAGVATPTEAGALGAVGAVALAAANRRLSVSAVRDALEATMRLTVMVMFLLIGSTAFALVFRGLYGDFWIEGLLTNLPGGAVGLLIVANLAIFTLGFFIDFFEIAFIIIPLLVPAVLALGIDPVWFGVMVAMNLQTSFLTPPFGFGLFYLRGVAPPELKTQEIYRGAIPFVLIQLLALLLVVLFPGLVSR from the coding sequence ATGACGGGAGACTGGCTCGCCCCCCTGATGTTCGTGGGGGCGCTGGTGCTGATCTTCTCCGGCTACCCGGTGGCGTTCGCGCTGGGGGGCACGGCGCTGATCTTCGCCTTCATCGGAGTGGAGGCCGGGTACTTCGACTGGCACCTGCTGCTCGCCATGCCGGATCGCACCTTCGGCGTGATGAGCAACTACATCCTCCTGGCCGTGCCCTACTTCATCTTCATGGGCACCATGCTGGAGAAGTCGCGCCTGGCGGAGGACCTGCTGGAGACCATCGGGATCCTCTTCGGGCGGATGCGCGGGGGGCTGGCGCTGGCGGTGGTGCTGGTGGGGACGCTGCTCGCCGCCGCCACCGGGGTGGTGGGCGCCTCGGTCACGGCCATGGGGCTGATCTCGCTCCCGGTCATGCTCCGCTACGGGTACGACCGCCGGCTGGCCTCCGGGGTGATCACCGCCTCGGGCACGCTGGGGCAGATCATCCCGCCCAGCGTGGTCCTGGTGGTGCTCGCCGACCAGCTCGGCGTCTCCGTGGGCGACCTGTTCGTGGGATCGCTGGTGCCGGGGCTGATGCTGGCGGGGCTCTACGCCCTGTACGTGCTGGGCGTGGCGGTGGTGAAGCCGGAGGCCGCCCCCGCGCTCCCCCGCGAGGTGCGCAACGTGCCGGCCGGGGCGCTGGCCCGCCGGGTGGGGCTGGTGATGGTCCCCCCGCTGGTGCTGATCGTCCTGGTGCTGGGGAGCATCTTCGCCGGGGTGGCGACGCCCACGGAGGCGGGGGCGCTGGGCGCGGTGGGGGCGGTGGCGCTCGCCGCGGCCAACCGGCGGCTCTCCGTGTCCGCGGTGCGCGACGCGCTGGAGGCCACGATGCGGCTCACCGTGATGGTGATGTTCCTGCTGATCGGCTCCACCGCGTTCGCGCTGGTCTTCCGCGGCCTCTACGGCGACTTCTGGATCGAGGGGCTGCTCACGAACCTCCCCGGCGGCGCGGTGGGGCTGCTGATCGTCGCGAACCTGGCGATCTTCACGCTGGGGTTCTTCATCGACTTCTTCGAGATCGCCTTCATCATCATCCCCCTGCTCGTCCCCGCCGTGCTGGCGCTGGGGATCGACCCGGTCTGGTTCGGGGTGATGGTGGCGATGAACCTGCAGACCTCCTTCCTGACGCCGCCCTTCGGCTTCGGCCTCTTCTACCTGCGCGGCGTGGCCCCGCCCGAGCTGAAGACCCAGGAGATCTACCGCGGCGCCATCCCCTTCGTCCTGATCCAGCTCCTCGCGCTGCTCCTGGTGGTCCTCTTCCCCGGGCTGGTCAGCCGCTGA
- a CDS encoding P1 family peptidase codes for MNRPSRLSVRLGGPALLALLLSAPLWGQTRARDLGVPFDGTPGRLNAITDVPGVEVGHTTLISGSGPLVVGKGPVRTGVTAVFPRGKDSSDPVFSAWFSLNGNGEMTGAAWVDESGFLDGPVLITNTHSVGVVRDAVIDWMAKKHPGFLWALPVVAETWDGRLNDINGFHVRPEHVFSALDGATAGPVAEGSVGGGTGMICHGFKGGIGTSSRTLPAEQGGYTVGVLVQCNYGSQRHMRIAGVPVGEELTEPGVCLATDREPVQAFVRRLPRCGRPVSAAEIPNTEAGSIIIVVATDAPLLPHQLERLVTRASLGLGRHGSIASNFSGDLFLAFSTANPGAGAATGTPSLVMLPNDRIDPLFLATVQATEEAITNALVGAETMTGADDVRAHALPHDRLREILAKYNRLRPAARK; via the coding sequence GTGAACCGCCCTTCTCGCCTTTCCGTCCGTCTCGGGGGCCCGGCGCTGCTCGCGCTCCTGCTCTCCGCCCCGCTCTGGGGGCAGACCCGCGCCCGTGACCTGGGCGTTCCCTTCGACGGGACGCCGGGGCGCCTCAACGCCATCACCGACGTGCCCGGGGTGGAGGTGGGGCACACCACGCTGATCTCGGGGAGCGGCCCGCTGGTGGTGGGGAAGGGCCCCGTGCGGACCGGCGTGACGGCCGTCTTTCCCCGCGGCAAGGACTCCAGCGACCCCGTCTTCTCGGCGTGGTTCTCCCTGAACGGCAACGGGGAGATGACGGGGGCGGCCTGGGTGGACGAGTCGGGCTTCCTCGACGGGCCGGTGCTCATCACCAACACCCACAGCGTGGGGGTGGTGCGCGACGCCGTGATCGACTGGATGGCGAAGAAGCACCCCGGCTTCCTGTGGGCGCTCCCGGTGGTGGCCGAGACGTGGGACGGCCGGCTCAACGACATCAACGGCTTCCACGTCCGGCCCGAGCACGTCTTCTCCGCGCTCGACGGAGCCACCGCCGGCCCCGTCGCGGAGGGGAGCGTCGGGGGCGGGACCGGGATGATCTGCCATGGCTTCAAGGGGGGGATCGGCACGTCGTCCCGCACGCTCCCCGCCGAGCAGGGCGGGTACACCGTCGGCGTGCTGGTGCAGTGCAACTACGGGAGCCAGCGCCACATGCGGATCGCCGGGGTCCCGGTGGGGGAGGAGCTGACGGAGCCGGGGGTCTGCCTGGCCACCGACCGGGAGCCGGTGCAGGCCTTCGTCCGCAGGCTGCCGCGCTGCGGGCGGCCGGTCTCGGCCGCGGAGATCCCGAACACCGAGGCCGGGTCCATCATCATCGTGGTGGCGACGGACGCCCCCCTCCTCCCGCACCAGCTGGAGCGGCTGGTGACGCGGGCCTCGCTGGGGCTGGGGCGGCACGGGAGCATCGCCAGCAACTTCTCGGGCGACCTCTTCCTGGCCTTCTCCACCGCCAATCCCGGGGCGGGAGCGGCCACCGGCACCCCCTCGCTGGTCATGCTCCCCAACGACCGGATCGACCCGCTCTTCCTGGCGACCGTGCAGGCCACCGAGGAGGCGATCACCAACGCCCTGGTCGGCGCGGAGACCATGACGGGCGCGGACGACGTGCGCGCCCACGCGCTCCCGCACGACCGGCTGCGGGAGATCCTGGCGAAGTACAACCGGCTGCGGCCGGCGGCTCGGAAATGA